In a genomic window of Erigeron canadensis isolate Cc75 chromosome 5, C_canadensis_v1, whole genome shotgun sequence:
- the LOC122601723 gene encoding eukaryotic translation initiation factor 5A-1-like: MHDRCYFCFVGSSCQITEYQVTGIREDGSLALVNEYGEARADLKLPTDGLVRLIKHAFSMNNRLAVNVISAMGEERICGARYYRII, from the exons ATGCAC GATcgatgttatttttgttttgtaggtTCCTCATGTCAAATTACCGAGTACCAGGTGACTGGAATTCGTGAAGATGGATCT TTAGCTTTGGTAAATGAGTATGGAGAGGCTAGGGCTGACTTGAAGCTACCAACTGATGGTCTTGTTAGACTG ATCAAACATGCATTTTCAATGAATAATCGTCTGGCTGTGAATGTGATATCTGCCATGGGAGAGGAGCGGATATGTGGTGCCAGGTATTATCGCATAATATAG